The following nucleotide sequence is from Gordonia jinghuaiqii.
CGAGATGCGAACTGGGTTTCCTGGCACCACTGGGTTTCATCATGACCGTGGCGCTCTGCCGCACCAAACCTTCCCGCCACGTCAAGGAGAACGTCATGACCGCAACAGATCCGTCATGCCGTTACTCCGTCCGGGTGAGCTCCGGCTTCTCGGCGGCACTGTCGCAGATGCCGGTGACGGAGTGGTCGGCCAGAGCCTCAGCGCCAGCCGAGACCGGGCGCCACGTGCGTGAGGATCGACTCGAGGACGTGGGCGTTGTACTCGACGCCGAGCTGATTCGGCACGGTGAGCAGCAGGGTGTCGGCGGCGGCGATCGCCTCGTCCTCGCGTAGCTGTTCGATGAGCTTGTCGGGCTCGTCGGCATAACTCCGCCCGAACCTCGCGACGGTGTTGTCGATGACCCCCACCTGGTCGGTCTCGGCCCCGCCGCGCCCGAAGTAGGCCCGGTCCCGATCGTCGACGAGCGCGAAGATGCTGCGGCTCACCGACACCCGTGGCTCGTGGGGGTGTCCTGCGTCGGCCCAGGCTTTACGGAAACGCTGGATCTGCTCTGCCTGCAGCTGATGGAAGGGCACGCCGGTGTCCTCGGTGAGCAGCGTCGAACTCATCAGGTTCATGCCCTGCTGGGCGGTCCACTCGGCGGTCGCGCGGGAGCCTGCGCCCCACCAGATGCGGTTCCGCAGGCCGGGTGATTGTGGTTCGACGGGGAGCAGCCCGGGAGGGTTCGGGAACATCGGACGGGGGTTTGGCCGCGCGAACCCGCCACCCTCGATGACGCGGAGGAACACCTCGGTGTGCTGCCGGGCCATGTCGGCGTCGGTGGAATCCTCCGGCGGGACGTAGCCGAAGTACTTGTAGCCCTCGATGACCTGCTCGGGCGACCCTCGACTGATACCGAGCTGGAGCCTGCCCTCGGAGATGAGGTCCGCGGCACCGGCGTCCTCGGCCATGTACAGGGGGTTCTCGTAGCGCATGTCGATCACGCCGGTGCCGATCTCGATGGTGCTGGTCCTGGCGCCGATGGCGGCCAGCAGTGGGAACGGAGAGGAGAGCTGTCGCGCGAAGTGGTGCACGCGGAAGTAG
It contains:
- a CDS encoding LLM class flavin-dependent oxidoreductase yields the protein MKKIGFLSFGHWSDAHGSQVRSASDTLLQSIDLAVAAEELGVDGAYFRVHHFARQLSSPFPLLAAIGARTSTIEIGTGVIDMRYENPLYMAEDAGAADLISEGRLQLGISRGSPEQVIEGYKYFGYVPPEDSTDADMARQHTEVFLRVIEGGGFARPNPRPMFPNPPGLLPVEPQSPGLRNRIWWGAGSRATAEWTAQQGMNLMSSTLLTEDTGVPFHQLQAEQIQRFRKAWADAGHPHEPRVSVSRSIFALVDDRDRAYFGRGGAETDQVGVIDNTVARFGRSYADEPDKLIEQLREDEAIAAADTLLLTVPNQLGVEYNAHVLESILTHVAPGLGWR